The following coding sequences are from one Cygnus atratus isolate AKBS03 ecotype Queensland, Australia chromosome 15, CAtr_DNAZoo_HiC_assembly, whole genome shotgun sequence window:
- the MRTFB gene encoding myocardin-related transcription factor B isoform X1: MDHLGTADAEDDSGSLTRLAPSPHSEAVAHEFKELSLQSSQYLPPLNERKNVLQLRLQQRRTREQLVDQGIMPPLKSPAAFHEQIKSLERARTENFLKHKIRSRPDRSELVRMHILEETFAEPSLQATQMKLKRARLADDLNEKIAQRPGPMELVEKNILPVDSSVKEAIIAVGQENYPQGLDDYSFDEDSSDALSPDQPASQESQGSAASPGEPKTSDSPSPVTQNATASTQYPPLTSPVPEFLKTPPSIEQQVTRSTVTTTVTTNTVSAAKPGPTLVKQSHPKNPNDKHRSKKCKEPKPRVKKLKYHQYIPPDQKGEKNEPQMDSNYARLLQQQQLFLQLQILSQQQQHYNYQAILPAPLKPLNDKQNNNGKMPLNTLNNNTQTSAANSPRQNSNIPSRKPGPLPSSLDDLKVAELKMELKLRGLPVSGTKTDLIERLKPYQDLNNNGVTTTSSVTVTTSTGATGNTGEVALAFPIASLNKTVANTVSSFPSEKTTTGPGGEVVNTENISSPLPISPSPSEQSSLSTDDTSMADTFTEVMTMMSPSQFLSTSPLRANTSDDNQNRSSGSISSMEFDVAEKDRKLQEKEKQIEELKRKLEQEQKLVEVLKMQLEVEKRGQQQHSQTSGNSAALEQKQFSAAVKDENALTDCLSTSQSVSAASHSLGQSVYTSGQNPVAKKAVVIKQEIPVAKAEPQNAISQFYVNPQRQPQTAVVAQPQALLTTQGTAQLLLPLSIQGPNSTTSVQLPVGNIKLQAQSQAGIQTPSQIPSSGLGQTAPQMHTPQSKPNTIMQHALGQTQQIRKVFPPTTSNTVFSYQTAPVTTPSQSFINKTSNSNIHTGSNQAPSVQNGPATPSKPGSPSQAQPYIVQQSLFNNTVSKTKDPPRYEEAIKQTRNIQTSHREISSAHSQQMDDLFDILIKSGEISLPIKEEPSPISKMRPVTANITTMPVNTVISRPPPQIQMAPPPVSLEPTTSLSISLENQLEALLDGTLTSGNEIPQLTSSSEDRESFSLIEDLQNDLLNHSSILDHSHSPMETSDPQFTTNNSCLSLDLPDTNLDNMEWLDITMPSSSSGLTPLSSTAPSVFSTDFLDPQDLQLHWD, from the exons TACTTCAGCTGAGGCTACAACAAAGACGGACACGAGAACAGCTGGTGGACCAGGGCATCATGCCAC CTTTGAAAAGTCCAGCTGCATTCCATGAGCAGATAAAGAGCCTGGAGCGGGCCAGG aCTGAAAATTTTTTGAAGCACAAGATTCGCAGCAGACCAGACCGGTCTGAGCTGGTCAGAATGCACATCCTCGAAG AGACCTTTGCAGAGCCTTCGCTACAAGCCACTCAGATGAAACTGAAGAGAGCTCGCTTGGCAGATGATCTGAATGAGAAGATCGCTCAGAGGCCTGGCCCTATGGAgctggtagaaaaaaatattctgcctgTAGATTCCAGTGTTAAAGAAGCAATTATAG CAGTTGGACAAGAGAATTATCCTCAAGGTTTGGATGATTATTCCTTTGATGAAGACAGCAGTGATGCTTTATCACCAGATCAGCCAGCCAGCCAAGAATCCCAGGgttctgctgcttcccctggTGAGCCAAAAACAAGTGACTCACCATCACCAGTAACACAAAATGCCACTGCTTCAACGCAg tATCCACCTTTAACCTCTCCAGTTCCTGAATTCCTCAAAACTCCCCCTTCAATCGAACAACAGGTTACACGGTCTACTGTTACAACCACCGTGACCACAAATACTGTATCTGCAGCAAAGCCTGGGCCAACATTAGTGAAG CAAAGCCACCCAAAGAACCCAAATGATAAGCATCGGAGCAAGAAATGTAAGGAACCTAAGCCAAGGGTGAAAAAATTGAAGTATCATCAATATATTCCACCTGATCAGAAAGGTGAGAAGAACGAGCCACAGATGGACTCCAACTATGCTCGTTTGCTACAACAGCAGCAACtgtttttgcagctgcagatcctgagccaacaacaacaacactaCAACTACCAGGCAATTCTACCTGCACCACTGAA GCCACTGAATGACAAACAGAATAACAATGGGAAAATGCCACTGAATACTTTGAACAACAATACACAAACATCAGCTGCCAACTCACCAAGACAAAACAGTAATATTCCTAGCAGGAAACCAGGACCTCTACCTTCAAGCTTGGATGACTtgaag GTAGCAGAGCTTAAAATGGAGTTGAAATTGAGGGGATTACCAGTGTCTGGAACAAAAACAGATCTTATTGAGCGTCTGAAACCGTATCAAGATCTTAATAACAATGGAGTCACTACTACTAGCTCTGTTACAGTAACTACTTCTACTGGGGCCACAGGTAACACTGGGGAAGTGGCTTTAGCATTTCCTATTGCATCACTAAATAAAACAGTGGCTAATACAGTATCcagttttccttcagaaaaaacaaCTACTGGACCTGGCGGTGAAGTagtaaatactgaaaacattaGCTCTCCTTTGCCTATATCTCCCTCTCCTTCAGAACAATCTAGTCTAAGCACAGATGATACAAGTATGGCAGATACTTTCACAGAAGTGATGACCATGATGTCTCCATCCCAGTTCTTAAGTACTTCACCACTAAGAGCAAATACAAGTGATGATAATCAGAATCGCAGCAGTGGAAGCATCTCAAGCATGGAGTTTGATGTAGCAGAAAAGGACCGCAAgcttcaagagaaagaaaaacagattgaaGAGCTCAAAAGGAAACTGGAACAAGAGCAAAAACTTGTGGAGGTACTGAAAATGCAACTTGAGGTTGAAAAGAGGGGACAACAGCAACACTCTCAGACTTCTGGTAACTCAGCTGCTTTGGAACAGAAGCAATTCAGTGCTGCTGTCAAGGATGAAAACGCTCTTACTGACTGCTTGAGCACAAGCCAATCTGTATCTGCAGCTAGTCATTCTTTAGGACAATCGGTATACACTAGTGGCCAGAATCCAGTTGCCAAAAAGGCGGTTGTTATCAAGCAGGAGATACCTGTGGCTAAAGCTGAACCTCAGAACGCCATTTCTCAATTTTATGTTAATCCCCAGAGGCAGCCACAAACTGCAGTTGTTGCCCAGCCTCAAGCTTTACTGACTACCCAAGGAACTGCACAGCTGCTCCTTCCACTATCTATCCAGGGACCGAATTCTACCACTTCAGTGCAGCTACCAGTTGGAAATATAAAGTTACAG GCTCAATCACAAGCTGGAATACAGACCCCATCACAAATACCTTCCTCTGGCCTGGGCCAGACAGCACCTCAGATGCATACTCcacaatcaaaaccaaacaccaTCATGCAGCATGCACTTGGTCAGACCCAACAAATCAGAAAG GTTTTTCCACCTACCACATCCAATACAGTATTTTCCTATCAGACTGCACCAGTTACAACACCTTCACAgtcttttattaataaaacatcAAATTCTAACATTCATACTGGAAGCAATCAGGCTCCGTCTGTTCAGAATGGACCTGCTACTCCTAGTAAG CCTGGCTCTCCTTCTCAAGCCCAGCCTTATATCGTTCAGCAATCTCTCTTCAACAACACAGTATCCAAGACAAAAGATCCCCCCCGTTATGAAGAGGCTATAAAACAGACCCGCAATATTCAGACATCTCACCGTGAG ATTTCCAGTGCACACAGTCAGCAGATGGATGATCTTTTTGATATTCTCATCAAGAGTGGAG aGATTTCCCTTCCAATAAAGGAGGAACCATCTCCCATTTCTAAAATGAGACCAGTAACAGCCAACATCACTACAATGCCAGTGAACACAGTGATATcccgccccccaccccaaatccaAATGGCCCCTCCTCCTGTGTCCTTAGAACCGACAACCAGCTTGTCTATAAGTCTGGAAAATCAGCTTGAAGCCCTCTTGGATGGAACTTTAACTTCAGGTAATGAAATTCCTCAATTGACAAGCAGCAGTGAAGACAGAgagtcattttctttaattgaaGACCTCCAGAATGATCTGCTTAATCACTCCAGCATTTTAGATCACTCTCATTCACCCATGGAAACATCTGACCCACAGTTTACCACTAATAATTCTTGTCTATCTCTTGACCTTCCTGATACAAATTTAGACAATATGGAATGGCTAGACATTACAATGCCCAGCTCCTCATCTGGACTTACCCCTCTCAGTTCTACTGCCCCCAGCGTGTTTTCAACTGACTTTCTAGATCCACAAGACCTGCAGTTGCACTGGGATTAA
- the MRTFB gene encoding myocardin-related transcription factor B isoform X4 produces the protein MIDSSKKQQQGFSEILPAGDVKPLKEKECLEVNSQKSLKEVLQLRLQQRRTREQLVDQGIMPPLKSPAAFHEQIKSLERARTENFLKHKIRSRPDRSELVRMHILEETFAEPSLQATQMKLKRARLADDLNEKIAQRPGPMELVEKNILPVDSSVKEAIIVGQENYPQGLDDYSFDEDSSDALSPDQPASQESQGSAASPGEPKTSDSPSPVTQNATASTQYPPLTSPVPEFLKTPPSIEQQVTRSTVTTTVTTNTVSAAKPGPTLVKQSHPKNPNDKHRSKKCKEPKPRVKKLKYHQYIPPDQKGEKNEPQMDSNYARLLQQQQLFLQLQILSQQQQHYNYQAILPAPLKPLNDKQNNNGKMPLNTLNNNTQTSAANSPRQNSNIPSRKPGPLPSSLDDLKVAELKMELKLRGLPVSGTKTDLIERLKPYQDLNNNGVTTTSSVTVTTSTGATGNTGEVALAFPIASLNKTVANTVSSFPSEKTTTGPGGEVVNTENISSPLPISPSPSEQSSLSTDDTSMADTFTEVMTMMSPSQFLSTSPLRANTSDDNQNRSSGSISSMEFDVAEKDRKLQEKEKQIEELKRKLEQEQKLVEVLKMQLEVEKRGQQQHSQTSGNSAALEQKQFSAAVKDENALTDCLSTSQSVSAASHSLGQSVYTSGQNPVAKKAVVIKQEIPVAKAEPQNAISQFYVNPQRQPQTAVVAQPQALLTTQGTAQLLLPLSIQGPNSTTSVQLPVGNIKLQAQSQAGIQTPSQIPSSGLGQTAPQMHTPQSKPNTIMQHALGQTQQIRKVFPPTTSNTVFSYQTAPVTTPSQSFINKTSNSNIHTGSNQAPSVQNGPATPSKPGSPSQAQPYIVQQSLFNNTVSKTKDPPRYEEAIKQTRNIQTSHREISSAHSQQMDDLFDILIKSGEISLPIKEEPSPISKMRPVTANITTMPVNTVISRPPPQIQMAPPPVSLEPTTSLSISLENQLEALLDGTLTSGNEIPQLTSSSEDRESFSLIEDLQNDLLNHSSILDHSHSPMETSDPQFTTNNSCLSLDLPDTNLDNMEWLDITMPSSSSGLTPLSSTAPSVFSTDFLDPQDLQLHWD, from the exons TACTTCAGCTGAGGCTACAACAAAGACGGACACGAGAACAGCTGGTGGACCAGGGCATCATGCCAC CTTTGAAAAGTCCAGCTGCATTCCATGAGCAGATAAAGAGCCTGGAGCGGGCCAGG aCTGAAAATTTTTTGAAGCACAAGATTCGCAGCAGACCAGACCGGTCTGAGCTGGTCAGAATGCACATCCTCGAAG AGACCTTTGCAGAGCCTTCGCTACAAGCCACTCAGATGAAACTGAAGAGAGCTCGCTTGGCAGATGATCTGAATGAGAAGATCGCTCAGAGGCCTGGCCCTATGGAgctggtagaaaaaaatattctgcctgTAGATTCCAGTGTTAAAGAAGCAATTATAG TTGGACAAGAGAATTATCCTCAAGGTTTGGATGATTATTCCTTTGATGAAGACAGCAGTGATGCTTTATCACCAGATCAGCCAGCCAGCCAAGAATCCCAGGgttctgctgcttcccctggTGAGCCAAAAACAAGTGACTCACCATCACCAGTAACACAAAATGCCACTGCTTCAACGCAg tATCCACCTTTAACCTCTCCAGTTCCTGAATTCCTCAAAACTCCCCCTTCAATCGAACAACAGGTTACACGGTCTACTGTTACAACCACCGTGACCACAAATACTGTATCTGCAGCAAAGCCTGGGCCAACATTAGTGAAG CAAAGCCACCCAAAGAACCCAAATGATAAGCATCGGAGCAAGAAATGTAAGGAACCTAAGCCAAGGGTGAAAAAATTGAAGTATCATCAATATATTCCACCTGATCAGAAAGGTGAGAAGAACGAGCCACAGATGGACTCCAACTATGCTCGTTTGCTACAACAGCAGCAACtgtttttgcagctgcagatcctgagccaacaacaacaacactaCAACTACCAGGCAATTCTACCTGCACCACTGAA GCCACTGAATGACAAACAGAATAACAATGGGAAAATGCCACTGAATACTTTGAACAACAATACACAAACATCAGCTGCCAACTCACCAAGACAAAACAGTAATATTCCTAGCAGGAAACCAGGACCTCTACCTTCAAGCTTGGATGACTtgaag GTAGCAGAGCTTAAAATGGAGTTGAAATTGAGGGGATTACCAGTGTCTGGAACAAAAACAGATCTTATTGAGCGTCTGAAACCGTATCAAGATCTTAATAACAATGGAGTCACTACTACTAGCTCTGTTACAGTAACTACTTCTACTGGGGCCACAGGTAACACTGGGGAAGTGGCTTTAGCATTTCCTATTGCATCACTAAATAAAACAGTGGCTAATACAGTATCcagttttccttcagaaaaaacaaCTACTGGACCTGGCGGTGAAGTagtaaatactgaaaacattaGCTCTCCTTTGCCTATATCTCCCTCTCCTTCAGAACAATCTAGTCTAAGCACAGATGATACAAGTATGGCAGATACTTTCACAGAAGTGATGACCATGATGTCTCCATCCCAGTTCTTAAGTACTTCACCACTAAGAGCAAATACAAGTGATGATAATCAGAATCGCAGCAGTGGAAGCATCTCAAGCATGGAGTTTGATGTAGCAGAAAAGGACCGCAAgcttcaagagaaagaaaaacagattgaaGAGCTCAAAAGGAAACTGGAACAAGAGCAAAAACTTGTGGAGGTACTGAAAATGCAACTTGAGGTTGAAAAGAGGGGACAACAGCAACACTCTCAGACTTCTGGTAACTCAGCTGCTTTGGAACAGAAGCAATTCAGTGCTGCTGTCAAGGATGAAAACGCTCTTACTGACTGCTTGAGCACAAGCCAATCTGTATCTGCAGCTAGTCATTCTTTAGGACAATCGGTATACACTAGTGGCCAGAATCCAGTTGCCAAAAAGGCGGTTGTTATCAAGCAGGAGATACCTGTGGCTAAAGCTGAACCTCAGAACGCCATTTCTCAATTTTATGTTAATCCCCAGAGGCAGCCACAAACTGCAGTTGTTGCCCAGCCTCAAGCTTTACTGACTACCCAAGGAACTGCACAGCTGCTCCTTCCACTATCTATCCAGGGACCGAATTCTACCACTTCAGTGCAGCTACCAGTTGGAAATATAAAGTTACAG GCTCAATCACAAGCTGGAATACAGACCCCATCACAAATACCTTCCTCTGGCCTGGGCCAGACAGCACCTCAGATGCATACTCcacaatcaaaaccaaacaccaTCATGCAGCATGCACTTGGTCAGACCCAACAAATCAGAAAG GTTTTTCCACCTACCACATCCAATACAGTATTTTCCTATCAGACTGCACCAGTTACAACACCTTCACAgtcttttattaataaaacatcAAATTCTAACATTCATACTGGAAGCAATCAGGCTCCGTCTGTTCAGAATGGACCTGCTACTCCTAGTAAG CCTGGCTCTCCTTCTCAAGCCCAGCCTTATATCGTTCAGCAATCTCTCTTCAACAACACAGTATCCAAGACAAAAGATCCCCCCCGTTATGAAGAGGCTATAAAACAGACCCGCAATATTCAGACATCTCACCGTGAG ATTTCCAGTGCACACAGTCAGCAGATGGATGATCTTTTTGATATTCTCATCAAGAGTGGAG aGATTTCCCTTCCAATAAAGGAGGAACCATCTCCCATTTCTAAAATGAGACCAGTAACAGCCAACATCACTACAATGCCAGTGAACACAGTGATATcccgccccccaccccaaatccaAATGGCCCCTCCTCCTGTGTCCTTAGAACCGACAACCAGCTTGTCTATAAGTCTGGAAAATCAGCTTGAAGCCCTCTTGGATGGAACTTTAACTTCAGGTAATGAAATTCCTCAATTGACAAGCAGCAGTGAAGACAGAgagtcattttctttaattgaaGACCTCCAGAATGATCTGCTTAATCACTCCAGCATTTTAGATCACTCTCATTCACCCATGGAAACATCTGACCCACAGTTTACCACTAATAATTCTTGTCTATCTCTTGACCTTCCTGATACAAATTTAGACAATATGGAATGGCTAGACATTACAATGCCCAGCTCCTCATCTGGACTTACCCCTCTCAGTTCTACTGCCCCCAGCGTGTTTTCAACTGACTTTCTAGATCCACAAGACCTGCAGTTGCACTGGGATTAA
- the MRTFB gene encoding myocardin-related transcription factor B isoform X2, giving the protein MDHLGTADAEDDSGSLTRLAPSPHSEAVAHEFKELSLQSSQYLPPLNERKNVLQLRLQQRRTREQLVDQGIMPPLKSPAAFHEQIKSLERARTENFLKHKIRSRPDRSELVRMHILEETFAEPSLQATQMKLKRARLADDLNEKIAQRPGPMELVEKNILPVDSSVKEAIIVGQENYPQGLDDYSFDEDSSDALSPDQPASQESQGSAASPGEPKTSDSPSPVTQNATASTQYPPLTSPVPEFLKTPPSIEQQVTRSTVTTTVTTNTVSAAKPGPTLVKQSHPKNPNDKHRSKKCKEPKPRVKKLKYHQYIPPDQKGEKNEPQMDSNYARLLQQQQLFLQLQILSQQQQHYNYQAILPAPLKPLNDKQNNNGKMPLNTLNNNTQTSAANSPRQNSNIPSRKPGPLPSSLDDLKVAELKMELKLRGLPVSGTKTDLIERLKPYQDLNNNGVTTTSSVTVTTSTGATGNTGEVALAFPIASLNKTVANTVSSFPSEKTTTGPGGEVVNTENISSPLPISPSPSEQSSLSTDDTSMADTFTEVMTMMSPSQFLSTSPLRANTSDDNQNRSSGSISSMEFDVAEKDRKLQEKEKQIEELKRKLEQEQKLVEVLKMQLEVEKRGQQQHSQTSGNSAALEQKQFSAAVKDENALTDCLSTSQSVSAASHSLGQSVYTSGQNPVAKKAVVIKQEIPVAKAEPQNAISQFYVNPQRQPQTAVVAQPQALLTTQGTAQLLLPLSIQGPNSTTSVQLPVGNIKLQAQSQAGIQTPSQIPSSGLGQTAPQMHTPQSKPNTIMQHALGQTQQIRKVFPPTTSNTVFSYQTAPVTTPSQSFINKTSNSNIHTGSNQAPSVQNGPATPSKPGSPSQAQPYIVQQSLFNNTVSKTKDPPRYEEAIKQTRNIQTSHREISSAHSQQMDDLFDILIKSGEISLPIKEEPSPISKMRPVTANITTMPVNTVISRPPPQIQMAPPPVSLEPTTSLSISLENQLEALLDGTLTSGNEIPQLTSSSEDRESFSLIEDLQNDLLNHSSILDHSHSPMETSDPQFTTNNSCLSLDLPDTNLDNMEWLDITMPSSSSGLTPLSSTAPSVFSTDFLDPQDLQLHWD; this is encoded by the exons TACTTCAGCTGAGGCTACAACAAAGACGGACACGAGAACAGCTGGTGGACCAGGGCATCATGCCAC CTTTGAAAAGTCCAGCTGCATTCCATGAGCAGATAAAGAGCCTGGAGCGGGCCAGG aCTGAAAATTTTTTGAAGCACAAGATTCGCAGCAGACCAGACCGGTCTGAGCTGGTCAGAATGCACATCCTCGAAG AGACCTTTGCAGAGCCTTCGCTACAAGCCACTCAGATGAAACTGAAGAGAGCTCGCTTGGCAGATGATCTGAATGAGAAGATCGCTCAGAGGCCTGGCCCTATGGAgctggtagaaaaaaatattctgcctgTAGATTCCAGTGTTAAAGAAGCAATTATAG TTGGACAAGAGAATTATCCTCAAGGTTTGGATGATTATTCCTTTGATGAAGACAGCAGTGATGCTTTATCACCAGATCAGCCAGCCAGCCAAGAATCCCAGGgttctgctgcttcccctggTGAGCCAAAAACAAGTGACTCACCATCACCAGTAACACAAAATGCCACTGCTTCAACGCAg tATCCACCTTTAACCTCTCCAGTTCCTGAATTCCTCAAAACTCCCCCTTCAATCGAACAACAGGTTACACGGTCTACTGTTACAACCACCGTGACCACAAATACTGTATCTGCAGCAAAGCCTGGGCCAACATTAGTGAAG CAAAGCCACCCAAAGAACCCAAATGATAAGCATCGGAGCAAGAAATGTAAGGAACCTAAGCCAAGGGTGAAAAAATTGAAGTATCATCAATATATTCCACCTGATCAGAAAGGTGAGAAGAACGAGCCACAGATGGACTCCAACTATGCTCGTTTGCTACAACAGCAGCAACtgtttttgcagctgcagatcctgagccaacaacaacaacactaCAACTACCAGGCAATTCTACCTGCACCACTGAA GCCACTGAATGACAAACAGAATAACAATGGGAAAATGCCACTGAATACTTTGAACAACAATACACAAACATCAGCTGCCAACTCACCAAGACAAAACAGTAATATTCCTAGCAGGAAACCAGGACCTCTACCTTCAAGCTTGGATGACTtgaag GTAGCAGAGCTTAAAATGGAGTTGAAATTGAGGGGATTACCAGTGTCTGGAACAAAAACAGATCTTATTGAGCGTCTGAAACCGTATCAAGATCTTAATAACAATGGAGTCACTACTACTAGCTCTGTTACAGTAACTACTTCTACTGGGGCCACAGGTAACACTGGGGAAGTGGCTTTAGCATTTCCTATTGCATCACTAAATAAAACAGTGGCTAATACAGTATCcagttttccttcagaaaaaacaaCTACTGGACCTGGCGGTGAAGTagtaaatactgaaaacattaGCTCTCCTTTGCCTATATCTCCCTCTCCTTCAGAACAATCTAGTCTAAGCACAGATGATACAAGTATGGCAGATACTTTCACAGAAGTGATGACCATGATGTCTCCATCCCAGTTCTTAAGTACTTCACCACTAAGAGCAAATACAAGTGATGATAATCAGAATCGCAGCAGTGGAAGCATCTCAAGCATGGAGTTTGATGTAGCAGAAAAGGACCGCAAgcttcaagagaaagaaaaacagattgaaGAGCTCAAAAGGAAACTGGAACAAGAGCAAAAACTTGTGGAGGTACTGAAAATGCAACTTGAGGTTGAAAAGAGGGGACAACAGCAACACTCTCAGACTTCTGGTAACTCAGCTGCTTTGGAACAGAAGCAATTCAGTGCTGCTGTCAAGGATGAAAACGCTCTTACTGACTGCTTGAGCACAAGCCAATCTGTATCTGCAGCTAGTCATTCTTTAGGACAATCGGTATACACTAGTGGCCAGAATCCAGTTGCCAAAAAGGCGGTTGTTATCAAGCAGGAGATACCTGTGGCTAAAGCTGAACCTCAGAACGCCATTTCTCAATTTTATGTTAATCCCCAGAGGCAGCCACAAACTGCAGTTGTTGCCCAGCCTCAAGCTTTACTGACTACCCAAGGAACTGCACAGCTGCTCCTTCCACTATCTATCCAGGGACCGAATTCTACCACTTCAGTGCAGCTACCAGTTGGAAATATAAAGTTACAG GCTCAATCACAAGCTGGAATACAGACCCCATCACAAATACCTTCCTCTGGCCTGGGCCAGACAGCACCTCAGATGCATACTCcacaatcaaaaccaaacaccaTCATGCAGCATGCACTTGGTCAGACCCAACAAATCAGAAAG GTTTTTCCACCTACCACATCCAATACAGTATTTTCCTATCAGACTGCACCAGTTACAACACCTTCACAgtcttttattaataaaacatcAAATTCTAACATTCATACTGGAAGCAATCAGGCTCCGTCTGTTCAGAATGGACCTGCTACTCCTAGTAAG CCTGGCTCTCCTTCTCAAGCCCAGCCTTATATCGTTCAGCAATCTCTCTTCAACAACACAGTATCCAAGACAAAAGATCCCCCCCGTTATGAAGAGGCTATAAAACAGACCCGCAATATTCAGACATCTCACCGTGAG ATTTCCAGTGCACACAGTCAGCAGATGGATGATCTTTTTGATATTCTCATCAAGAGTGGAG aGATTTCCCTTCCAATAAAGGAGGAACCATCTCCCATTTCTAAAATGAGACCAGTAACAGCCAACATCACTACAATGCCAGTGAACACAGTGATATcccgccccccaccccaaatccaAATGGCCCCTCCTCCTGTGTCCTTAGAACCGACAACCAGCTTGTCTATAAGTCTGGAAAATCAGCTTGAAGCCCTCTTGGATGGAACTTTAACTTCAGGTAATGAAATTCCTCAATTGACAAGCAGCAGTGAAGACAGAgagtcattttctttaattgaaGACCTCCAGAATGATCTGCTTAATCACTCCAGCATTTTAGATCACTCTCATTCACCCATGGAAACATCTGACCCACAGTTTACCACTAATAATTCTTGTCTATCTCTTGACCTTCCTGATACAAATTTAGACAATATGGAATGGCTAGACATTACAATGCCCAGCTCCTCATCTGGACTTACCCCTCTCAGTTCTACTGCCCCCAGCGTGTTTTCAACTGACTTTCTAGATCCACAAGACCTGCAGTTGCACTGGGATTAA